A single Halarcobacter anaerophilus DNA region contains:
- a CDS encoding cytochrome c4: MQIKKAIFLGFIACLFAITANAADKKYTNAEIYSKMCSKCHGLNGEGNPAKKGPALNDQTAHELEMSLIDLKSGGLNQSSGTEHEIMEHNMQKIIEKGMDYEPKSMSEYIFVAFNPEAKYYKKGDEKRSYTVSEIYAKMCSKCHGLAAEGNPAKKGPALNDKTSHELEMSLIDLKSGGLNQSSGTEHEIMEHNQNKIEEKGMDYSPKEMADFIENNFYKK; encoded by the coding sequence ATGCAAATTAAAAAAGCAATTTTTTTAGGTTTCATCGCGTGTCTATTTGCAATAACGGCTAATGCAGCAGACAAGAAATATACAAATGCAGAAATTTATTCAAAAATGTGTTCTAAATGTCATGGACTAAACGGGGAAGGTAATCCTGCAAAAAAAGGTCCTGCTTTAAACGATCAAACTGCACATGAACTAGAGATGAGTTTAATTGATTTAAAAAGCGGCGGACTAAATCAATCTTCAGGTACAGAGCATGAGATTATGGAGCATAATATGCAAAAAATTATTGAAAAAGGTATGGATTATGAGCCAAAATCTATGTCTGAATATATTTTTGTAGCTTTTAATCCTGAAGCAAAATATTATAAAAAAGGTGATGAAAAAAGATCATACACTGTTTCTGAAATATATGCAAAAATGTGTTCAAAATGTCATGGTCTAGCAGCAGAAGGTAATCCTGCAAAAAAAGGTCCTGCTTTAAATGATAAAACATCACATGAATTAGAGATGAGTTTAATTGATTTAAAAAGCGGCGGGTTAAATCAATCTTCAGGTACAGAGCATGAAATTATGGAACATAACCAAAACAAAATAGAAGAGAAAGGTATGGATTATTCTCCTAAAGAGATGGCTGATTTTATAGAGAATAATTTTTATAAAAAATAG
- the rpsT gene encoding 30S ribosomal protein S20 translates to MANHKSAEKRARQTKVKTERNRFYKTRIKNVTKDVLAAIEAADKTKAAEAMKAANKYIHHCVSKGILKKGNAARKVSRLQTKVNAI, encoded by the coding sequence ATGGCAAATCATAAATCTGCTGAGAAAAGAGCAAGACAAACTAAAGTAAAAACTGAAAGAAACAGATTTTACAAAACTAGAATTAAAAACGTTACAAAAGATGTTTTAGCTGCTATTGAAGCTGCTGATAAAACTAAAGCGGCTGAAGCTATGAAAGCTGCTAACAAATATATCCATCACTGCGTTAGTAAAGGAATCTTGAAAAAAGGTAATGCAGCAAGAAAAGTTAGTAGATTACAAACAAAAGTTAATGCTATATAA
- the mobA gene encoding molybdenum cofactor guanylyltransferase MobA codes for MNTLPFEIPCVILCGGKSSRMGEDKALLPFSNFDTLSQYQYEKFKPFFKKVYISSKTNKFDFDVNLILDKSNIYSPIVALKSIFESLKDEKKIFIISVDTPFIKIETIKKLIDNSLNYEIVVPQTEKVHNLCAVFDKSSLLFIEKMLSENIHKVGYLLKNCNTKIIKFYDEDEFLNLNDKIIYNKANLYIR; via the coding sequence ATGAACACTCTTCCCTTTGAAATACCTTGTGTAATTCTATGCGGAGGAAAAAGTTCACGAATGGGAGAAGACAAGGCTCTTCTTCCTTTCTCAAATTTTGATACTTTATCACAATACCAATACGAAAAATTCAAACCTTTTTTTAAAAAAGTTTATATCTCTTCAAAAACTAACAAATTTGATTTTGATGTAAATTTAATATTAGATAAAAGCAATATCTATTCACCCATAGTTGCTCTAAAATCTATTTTTGAGAGTTTAAAAGATGAAAAAAAAATATTTATAATTTCAGTTGATACTCCTTTTATAAAGATTGAAACTATAAAAAAGTTAATAGATAACTCTTTAAATTATGAAATAGTGGTTCCCCAAACTGAAAAAGTTCATAATTTGTGTGCTGTTTTTGATAAATCATCTCTGTTATTTATCGAAAAAATGTTATCTGAAAATATTCATAAAGTGGGTTATCTTTTAAAGAATTGTAATACTAAAATAATCAAATTCTATGATGAAGATGAATTTTTGAATCTAAATGATAAAATAATCTATAATAAAGCAAACTTATATATAAGATAA
- the prfA gene encoding peptide chain release factor 1 has translation MLQDKLQPFIDRYEEINNLLISPDITSDIKKMTELSKEQSNIEPIVTKAKEYIKVIEDIEENKVMLEDEELGELAKEELKELEAKKPELEEEIKFLMIPKDPNDAKNIYLELRAGTGGDEAAIFVGDLFRGYLRYAENNGWKVEIMNQSESEAGGYKEIVALFKGDHVYSKLKFEGGTHRVQRVPATESQGRVHTSAITVAVMPEVDDVEVDINPNDLKIDVMRSSGCGGQSVNTTDSAVRITHIPTGIVVTNQDQKSQHKNKEKAMKVLKARLYDMQMQEKMQAEGASRKEQVGTGDRSGRIRTYNYPQNRVSDHRINLTLYRLDYIMNDGLFDEIIDPLIADHQARLIEANGL, from the coding sequence ATGCTACAAGATAAATTACAACCTTTTATAGACAGATATGAAGAGATTAATAATTTATTAATCTCTCCAGATATCACATCTGATATAAAAAAGATGACTGAACTTTCCAAAGAACAATCAAATATTGAACCAATTGTTACAAAAGCAAAAGAGTATATCAAAGTAATAGAAGATATCGAAGAAAACAAAGTAATGCTTGAAGATGAAGAGCTAGGGGAACTTGCTAAAGAAGAGTTAAAAGAGCTTGAAGCAAAAAAACCCGAACTTGAAGAAGAGATAAAATTTCTAATGATTCCTAAAGATCCGAATGATGCAAAAAATATCTATTTGGAATTAAGAGCAGGAACAGGCGGAGATGAAGCTGCAATCTTTGTAGGCGATCTTTTCAGAGGTTATTTAAGATATGCCGAAAACAATGGTTGGAAAGTAGAAATCATGAACCAAAGTGAGAGTGAAGCCGGTGGATATAAGGAAATAGTAGCTCTTTTCAAAGGTGACCATGTATACTCAAAATTAAAATTTGAAGGTGGTACCCATAGAGTGCAAAGGGTTCCTGCAACGGAATCACAAGGAAGAGTACACACTTCGGCAATTACGGTTGCGGTAATGCCTGAAGTTGATGATGTTGAAGTAGATATAAATCCAAACGACCTTAAAATTGATGTAATGAGATCAAGCGGGTGCGGTGGACAATCTGTAAATACAACCGACTCAGCTGTAAGAATTACCCATATTCCGACAGGAATTGTCGTAACAAACCAAGATCAGAAATCTCAGCACAAAAATAAAGAGAAAGCTATGAAAGTGCTTAAAGCCAGACTTTATGATATGCAAATGCAAGAAAAAATGCAAGCAGAAGGTGCAAGTAGAAAAGAACAAGTAGGAACCGGTGACAGAAGCGGAAGAATTAGAACTTATAATTATCCGCAAAACAGAGTTTCGGACCATAGAATAAATTTAACTTTATATAGACTTGACTATATTATGAATGATGGACTTTTTGATGAGATTATTGATCCTTTAATCGCAGACCATCAAGCAAGACTTATAGAAGCAAACGGATTGTAA
- a CDS encoding NAD(P)/FAD-dependent oxidoreductase encodes MTNNEELKKALNILDSELKKKGISRRDALKLAGLGSASFLMGNGTEAEAATVAKASEAKGKIVIVGGGLGGIATAAKLSHDLSNPDITVIEPNPISVSYQPGQTLIGGGIWEKSDIVYNTKDFIPSGVKMIKDKVAEFNPEANQVKTESGQTISYDFLVVATGLVLDYGQIKGLEGVGHSAEANPEVSKKVGKNGVHSIYYADGAVNTWKGMQELISEAKSGKKLKALFTHPNTPIKCGGAPKKIMYLTHARLRDAGARENVDMWFYPNGATMFGVPEYHEAIKKQFEARNMNWEYRNNLVEINTDKKIATFEKRWFEKGEWDEDLEDYEMIPMSKKVEREYDFIHVTPPMRAPDAVKNSSLAWQKGSAAKGGWVELDKETLQHTRYPNVFGIGDVAGIPMGKTGGSARKQYKVLAANLIAAMENKEMTAKYAGYTVCPLVTDIGKVMLAEFNWTKKPTPSFPLDPTQERYIWWLLKVYLLKPMTVYGMLSGRA; translated from the coding sequence ATGACAAATAATGAGGAGCTTAAAAAAGCTTTAAATATTTTAGATTCAGAACTTAAAAAGAAAGGAATTTCAAGAAGGGATGCTCTTAAATTAGCTGGACTAGGTTCAGCATCTTTTTTAATGGGAAACGGTACTGAAGCAGAAGCTGCAACTGTAGCAAAAGCAAGCGAAGCTAAAGGGAAAATAGTTATTGTAGGTGGAGGTCTTGGAGGTATTGCAACTGCTGCAAAATTATCTCATGATTTATCAAATCCTGATATTACGGTAATAGAACCAAATCCGATTTCAGTATCATATCAACCGGGACAAACACTAATAGGCGGTGGAATTTGGGAAAAATCAGATATTGTTTATAATACAAAAGATTTTATACCAAGCGGCGTAAAAATGATAAAAGACAAGGTAGCTGAATTTAATCCTGAGGCAAATCAAGTAAAAACAGAGAGTGGACAAACTATCTCTTATGATTTTTTAGTAGTTGCTACAGGATTAGTTTTAGATTATGGACAAATTAAAGGTTTAGAAGGGGTAGGGCACTCTGCCGAGGCAAACCCTGAGGTTTCTAAAAAAGTGGGTAAAAACGGAGTTCACTCGATTTATTATGCTGATGGTGCTGTAAATACTTGGAAAGGTATGCAAGAGTTAATAAGCGAAGCAAAAAGCGGTAAAAAACTAAAAGCACTGTTTACTCACCCAAATACTCCTATTAAATGCGGTGGAGCACCTAAAAAAATCATGTATTTAACTCATGCAAGACTTAGAGATGCAGGAGCAAGAGAAAATGTAGATATGTGGTTCTATCCAAACGGTGCTACAATGTTTGGAGTTCCTGAATATCATGAAGCTATTAAAAAACAGTTTGAAGCAAGAAATATGAACTGGGAATATAGAAATAATTTAGTTGAAATTAATACAGATAAAAAAATTGCAACTTTTGAAAAAAGATGGTTTGAAAAAGGTGAATGGGATGAAGATTTAGAAGATTATGAAATGATTCCTATGAGCAAAAAAGTTGAAAGAGAGTATGACTTTATTCATGTAACTCCTCCAATGAGAGCACCTGATGCAGTTAAAAATTCAAGTTTAGCATGGCAAAAAGGTAGTGCTGCAAAAGGCGGTTGGGTTGAATTAGATAAAGAGACTCTACAACACACAAGATATCCAAATGTATTCGGTATCGGAGATGTTGCTGGTATTCCAATGGGGAAAACAGGTGGAAGTGCAAGAAAACAGTATAAAGTATTGGCTGCAAACTTAATTGCTGCAATGGAAAATAAAGAGATGACGGCAAAATATGCAGGTTATACAGTATGTCCATTAGTTACTGATATAGGTAAAGTTATGCTTGCAGAGTTTAACTGGACTAAAAAACCGACTCCTTCTTTCCCTCTTGATCCTACTCAAGAAAGATATATTTGGTGGCTATTAAAAGTTTATTTACTTAAACCTATGACAGTTTACGGAATGTTATCGGGAAGAGCATAA
- a CDS encoding GGDEF domain-containing protein — MKKDLDISKLDFAFQPIINTFSGKTFAVEALLRNCQELNFDSIKAFFDYLANSETLFYYDIKLRKKALKKFNKIDIPNLKLFYNIDNRVFAMPNRKLDDTMGLLNEFNIKSDRLCFELTEHNPFEDEKLFQEIINNLKQNSINIAIDDFGTGISGLHLLYISDTTFIKIDRFFIENIHKDHKKRLFCSSIVEMAHIMGIKVIAEGIEQNEEYFTCKDIKVDYVQGYLLCRPKTDIKEIKKSYKDKSFFKKDRRHLSNYIDKSFIQKIDPINENSSLHDLFIYFKEHTKNTFVPIVNDEKKILGAVYEVDIKKISYSQYGLSLAKNQSFKAKLKHYLQPVPEIDISWGIDKALEIFNMRNDAKGIFVSKDSIYYGFISLNNLLLLSYKRNLEIAENQNPLTKLPGNSQIDEFIYSVFDKKLQAQIVYFDFNDFKPFNDTYGFRLGDRAILMFSEILQKHLSRESFIAHIGGDDFFVGFINMAYENIYNIIFDIQKEFELNVQSLYNDTDTKNGHITAKDRYGIIREFKLLSVSASIIEVSKNSSLENFNSKLGAIKKASKTKNSPFGICINM, encoded by the coding sequence ATAAAAAAGGATCTCGATATAAGCAAACTAGACTTTGCTTTTCAACCAATCATAAATACTTTTTCGGGTAAAACATTTGCCGTTGAAGCTCTTTTAAGAAATTGCCAAGAGTTAAATTTTGACTCTATAAAAGCATTTTTTGACTATTTGGCAAATAGTGAAACCCTATTTTACTATGATATAAAATTGAGAAAAAAAGCTTTAAAAAAATTTAATAAAATCGATATTCCCAATCTAAAGCTCTTTTACAATATAGATAACAGAGTCTTTGCAATGCCCAATAGAAAACTTGACGATACTATGGGTTTGCTAAATGAGTTTAACATCAAATCAGACAGATTGTGTTTTGAACTAACGGAGCATAATCCTTTTGAAGATGAAAAACTTTTTCAAGAGATTATCAATAATCTAAAACAAAATAGTATAAATATAGCAATCGATGATTTTGGAACGGGTATCTCAGGGCTTCATCTTTTATATATTTCAGATACCACTTTTATAAAAATTGATAGATTTTTTATAGAAAATATTCATAAAGACCACAAGAAAAGACTCTTTTGCTCTTCTATAGTTGAAATGGCTCATATAATGGGAATAAAAGTCATTGCAGAAGGTATTGAACAAAATGAAGAGTATTTCACCTGCAAAGATATTAAAGTTGATTATGTTCAAGGTTACCTTCTTTGCAGACCCAAAACTGATATTAAAGAGATAAAAAAAAGTTACAAAGACAAAAGTTTTTTTAAAAAAGACAGACGGCATTTAAGTAATTACATAGATAAATCTTTTATTCAAAAAATTGATCCTATAAATGAAAACTCATCTTTACATGATCTGTTTATATATTTTAAAGAGCATACTAAAAATACCTTTGTTCCTATTGTAAATGATGAAAAGAAAATTTTAGGTGCCGTTTATGAAGTAGATATAAAAAAAATATCATACTCTCAATACGGTTTGTCTTTGGCAAAAAATCAATCTTTTAAAGCAAAACTCAAACATTATTTACAACCTGTTCCCGAGATTGATATAAGCTGGGGAATTGACAAAGCTCTTGAAATATTTAATATGAGAAATGATGCAAAAGGTATTTTTGTAAGTAAAGACTCTATTTATTACGGCTTTATAAGCTTAAATAATCTGCTTTTGCTATCTTATAAAAGAAATCTCGAAATTGCAGAGAACCAAAACCCTCTAACAAAACTTCCCGGAAATAGTCAGATTGATGAGTTTATATATAGCGTTTTTGATAAAAAACTTCAAGCCCAAATTGTATATTTTGATTTTAACGACTTTAAACCCTTTAATGATACTTACGGTTTTAGATTGGGAGACAGAGCAATTTTAATGTTTTCAGAAATTTTACAAAAACATCTTTCAAGGGAGAGTTTTATTGCTCATATAGGTGGAGACGACTTTTTTGTAGGTTTTATAAATATGGCTTACGAAAATATCTATAATATTATTTTTGACATTCAAAAAGAGTTTGAACTAAACGTACAGAGTCTTTACAATGATACAGATACGAAAAACGGTCATATAACGGCAAAAGACAGATACGGGATAATAAGAGAGTTTAAACTTTTAAGCGTATCAGCTTCTATAATCGAAGTTTCAAAAAACAGTTCTTTAGAAAATTTCAATTCAAAACTAGGCGCTATAAAAAAAGCATCTAAAACAAAAAACAGCCCTTTTGGTATCTGCATTAATATGTAA
- the glmM gene encoding phosphoglucosamine mutase, translating to MKLFGTDGVRGKAGEFLDAITVLKLAKAAGIYFRKFSTTKKILVGKDTRRSGYMIENALVSGLTSVGYNVIQIGPMPTPAIAYLTESMRCDAGIMISASHNPYEDNGIKFFDNHGDKLGTSCEAEIEKIFHNDDLLQEEEATGRSIGSSKRIDDVIGRYIVAIKSTFPQDLTLNGIRIVLDCANGAAYKVAPTILDELGADVITINNEPNGYNINESCGALHPEQVGKLVREYRADIGIALDGDADRVVVVDENGEVIDGDKLLGSLALFLRDEKLLKGDACVATVMSNKALEDFLASHDLKLIRSNVGDKHVLEQMKSNGVNFGGEQSGHIIFSDVAKTGDGLASALQVLALMLRSKKKASEILNPFELYPQILVNVKVSEKKPLDKIEGLEELLSGFRKKGLRDLIRYSGTENKIRLLLEGKNKKEVEKSMKELESFIKKAL from the coding sequence ATGAAACTATTTGGAACAGATGGAGTTCGTGGTAAGGCTGGCGAATTTTTAGATGCAATTACAGTTTTAAAATTGGCGAAAGCTGCTGGAATATATTTTAGAAAATTTTCAACAACAAAAAAAATATTAGTGGGTAAAGATACAAGACGTAGCGGTTATATGATAGAAAATGCTCTTGTCAGCGGTTTAACCTCGGTAGGGTATAATGTAATTCAAATAGGACCGATGCCTACGCCTGCTATTGCGTACTTAACCGAATCTATGAGATGTGATGCGGGAATTATGATTAGTGCTTCACATAATCCTTATGAAGATAACGGAATTAAATTTTTTGATAATCACGGAGACAAATTAGGTACTTCATGCGAAGCTGAGATTGAAAAAATATTTCATAATGATGATTTGCTGCAAGAAGAAGAGGCTACAGGCAGAAGTATAGGATCATCAAAAAGAATTGATGATGTTATAGGAAGATATATTGTAGCTATAAAAAGCACTTTTCCGCAAGATTTGACATTAAACGGAATAAGAATCGTTCTTGATTGTGCAAACGGGGCAGCATATAAAGTAGCTCCTACTATTTTAGATGAATTAGGAGCAGATGTTATTACTATTAACAATGAACCTAACGGTTACAATATTAATGAAAGCTGCGGAGCTTTACATCCTGAGCAAGTGGGAAAATTAGTAAGAGAATATAGAGCAGATATAGGTATAGCACTTGACGGGGATGCAGATAGAGTTGTAGTAGTAGATGAAAACGGAGAGGTTATCGACGGAGACAAACTTCTTGGTTCTTTAGCACTCTTCTTAAGAGATGAAAAACTTTTAAAAGGAGATGCTTGTGTTGCAACCGTGATGTCAAATAAAGCATTAGAAGATTTTTTAGCTTCACATGATTTAAAACTTATTAGATCAAATGTAGGAGATAAACACGTTTTAGAACAGATGAAAAGCAACGGCGTAAATTTCGGCGGAGAACAAAGCGGTCATATAATTTTCTCCGATGTTGCAAAAACAGGTGACGGTTTAGCTTCGGCTCTTCAAGTATTGGCTTTAATGTTAAGAAGTAAGAAAAAAGCAAGTGAAATTTTAAATCCCTTTGAATTGTATCCTCAAATTTTGGTTAATGTAAAAGTAAGTGAGAAAAAGCCTCTTGATAAAATAGAAGGATTAGAAGAACTTTTAAGCGGTTTTAGAAAAAAAGGTTTAAGAGATCTGATAAGATACTCAGGTACAGAGAATAAAATAAGACTGCTTCTTGAAGGAAAAAATAAAAAAGAGGTAGAAAAATCTATGAAAGAGCTTGAAAGTTTTATTAAAAAAGCCCTATGA
- a CDS encoding Tll0287-like domain-containing protein has protein sequence MKRIFLGILFLLFGFANFLNAQELTLDEVKKKALTVTKEFESKLKKELKNAKREGGIKAMTEYCIKDSKKILEKMNNKYNPQISIKRVSLNNRNSKAKPLEDEVKILKALDLIQKSDAYEPEQIVQVISDTKYKVYSPIQMNSRDCKKCHGLENKVNKESQKRFFEVYKNKKGFGHKSGDIRGAVVVTISK, from the coding sequence TTGAAGAGAATATTTTTAGGAATTTTATTTTTATTATTTGGTTTTGCTAACTTCTTAAATGCTCAAGAATTGACTTTAGATGAGGTTAAAAAAAAGGCATTAACAGTTACAAAAGAGTTTGAATCAAAACTTAAAAAAGAGTTGAAAAATGCAAAAAGAGAAGGCGGTATAAAAGCTATGACTGAATATTGTATTAAGGACTCTAAAAAAATTTTAGAAAAAATGAATAATAAATATAATCCTCAAATCTCTATAAAAAGGGTTAGCCTTAATAATAGAAACTCTAAGGCAAAACCTTTAGAAGATGAGGTTAAAATTCTTAAAGCTCTTGATCTAATCCAAAAATCAGATGCTTATGAACCTGAACAGATAGTTCAAGTTATATCTGATACTAAATATAAGGTTTATTCTCCTATTCAGATGAATAGCAGGGATTGCAAAAAGTGTCATGGTTTAGAGAATAAAGTTAATAAAGAGTCCCAAAAAAGATTTTTTGAAGTTTATAAAAATAAAAAAGGTTTTGGGCATAAAAGTGGAGATATCAGAGGCGCAGTTGTTGTTACTATCTCTAAGTAA
- a CDS encoding PstS family phosphate ABC transporter substrate-binding protein, producing MKKTTLALFASAALTVSLSARDQIKIVGSSTVYPFSSAVAEELGATTKYPTPVVESTGSGGGMKLFCAGNGLNTPDITNASRRMKTKEFKLCEENGVTDITESVIGYDGIAFAQDKSNNAFNVTREQLALAVAEEVPSKDGKSLIKNPYKNWSDIDSSLPNREIIVYGPPKSSGTRDAFEELVMQHIFKKMAVYTDKAKADKKYKKYSVIRQDGVYVPSGENDNIIVQKLTKNKNAFGIFGFSFLEENEDKLSGATINGIAATPDNISSAKYPVSRSLFFYTKNSHKKDVPAMNKYIEMFMSENMIGKDGILSEIGLIPLPQDFRTSIRKDVLAGKKLTLDDLSKK from the coding sequence ATCAAAAAAACAACACTTGCTTTATTTGCATCTGCTGCACTTACTGTATCTTTAAGTGCTAGAGATCAAATTAAAATTGTAGGTTCTTCTACAGTATACCCTTTCTCTTCTGCTGTAGCTGAAGAATTAGGTGCAACAACAAAATATCCAACTCCAGTAGTTGAATCAACAGGTTCAGGTGGAGGTATGAAACTTTTCTGTGCAGGAAACGGTTTAAACACTCCTGATATTACAAATGCTTCAAGAAGAATGAAAACAAAAGAGTTCAAACTTTGTGAAGAAAACGGAGTAACTGATATTACTGAATCGGTAATCGGATATGACGGTATCGCATTTGCACAAGATAAATCAAATAATGCTTTTAATGTTACAAGAGAGCAATTAGCATTAGCTGTTGCTGAAGAAGTACCTTCAAAAGACGGAAAATCTTTAATTAAAAACCCATATAAAAATTGGTCTGATATTGATTCTTCTTTACCAAACAGAGAAATCATCGTTTACGGACCGCCAAAATCTTCAGGAACAAGAGATGCTTTTGAAGAGCTAGTAATGCAACACATTTTCAAAAAAATGGCAGTTTATACAGATAAAGCAAAAGCTGATAAAAAATATAAAAAATACTCTGTAATAAGACAAGACGGTGTATATGTACCATCTGGTGAAAATGATAATATTATTGTTCAAAAACTAACTAAAAACAAAAATGCATTCGGTATTTTCGGATTCTCATTTTTAGAAGAGAACGAAGATAAATTATCTGGTGCTACAATCAATGGAATAGCTGCAACTCCTGATAATATTTCATCTGCAAAATATCCTGTATCAAGATCTCTTTTCTTCTATACAAAAAACTCTCATAAAAAAGATGTTCCTGCAATGAACAAATATATTGAGATGTTTATGTCTGAAAATATGATAGGAAAAGACGGAATCTTAAGTGAAATCGGATTAATCCCGTTACCGCAAGATTTTAGAACTTCAATCAGAAAAGATGTATTAGCAGGTAAAAAACTTACATTAGATGATTTATCTAAAAAATAA
- the lspA gene encoding signal peptidase II: MKSRLKSSIYIFLTVFIIDQAVKYGFAHFNWDVQGSVMSLQLAYNYGVAFSMFSFLAHYLKYIQLGLVILGTLYLYKNQDVFKEYYFAIALLYAGGLSNILDRFTYGGVVDYFYWHYLFEFAIFNLADVIIDLAVVIIIYKQFKQGKKSNNKVCEN; encoded by the coding sequence ATGAAAAGCAGATTAAAATCAAGTATTTATATATTTTTAACCGTTTTTATAATTGATCAGGCAGTTAAATACGGATTTGCACATTTCAATTGGGATGTGCAAGGGTCTGTAATGTCTCTTCAATTAGCATATAATTACGGTGTAGCCTTCTCAATGTTCTCTTTTTTAGCTCACTATTTAAAATATATTCAACTAGGATTAGTAATATTAGGAACTCTGTATCTTTATAAAAATCAAGATGTTTTCAAAGAGTATTATTTTGCTATAGCACTTTTATATGCAGGAGGTTTGTCTAATATTTTAGATAGATTTACTTACGGAGGAGTTGTTGATTATTTCTATTGGCACTATTTATTTGAATTTGCAATATTCAATTTGGCTGACGTAATCATTGATTTGGCTGTAGTAATAATAATCTACAAACAGTTTAAACAGGGCAAAAAGAGTAATAATAAGGTTTGTGAAAATTAA
- the leuC gene encoding 3-isopropylmalate dehydratase large subunit: MGQTITEKIFSEHVGHEVYAGEIVRSPIDMVIGNDITTPISIKAFEDGGFEKLANPDGFAIVLDHFIPAKDIASANQAKISRDFAIKHNLKNFFDEKDMGIEHALLPEKGLVLPGDVIIGADSHTCTHGALGAFSTGMGSTDISFGMITGGNWFKVPESIKVVFKGKPAPFVTGKDLILEIIRILGVDGALYKTLEFTGDTIKYLSMDDRFSLCNMAIEAGAKNGIVAYDETTKEFLDKVSQANGGLRAEPKIHYSDEDANYCQVIEIDVEKLEPVIAYPFLPSNGHSVSQAVADNIKVDQVFIGSCTNGRLSDFKIAAEILDGKKVARHVRLILTPGTQKILREATKLGYIDTLVDAGAVVSNPTCGACLGGYMGILGDNEVCISTTNRNFVGRMGSRTSKIYLANSAVAAASAISGYITDPRSL; this comes from the coding sequence ATGGGTCAAACAATTACAGAAAAAATATTTAGTGAACATGTTGGACATGAAGTTTACGCGGGAGAAATCGTAAGAAGTCCAATTGATATGGTTATCGGAAATGATATTACGACTCCTATTTCAATAAAAGCATTTGAAGATGGTGGTTTTGAAAAATTGGCAAATCCTGACGGTTTTGCAATTGTACTAGATCACTTCATTCCTGCTAAAGATATAGCAAGTGCAAATCAAGCAAAAATCAGTAGAGATTTTGCAATAAAACATAATCTTAAAAACTTTTTTGATGAAAAAGATATGGGAATCGAACACGCTTTATTACCTGAAAAAGGTTTAGTCTTACCTGGTGACGTAATAATAGGAGCAGATTCACATACCTGTACTCACGGAGCTTTAGGAGCTTTTTCAACGGGAATGGGAAGTACTGATATCTCATTTGGAATGATAACAGGAGGAAACTGGTTTAAAGTTCCCGAATCAATAAAAGTAGTATTTAAAGGAAAACCTGCACCTTTTGTTACGGGAAAAGATTTGATTTTGGAAATTATCAGAATTTTGGGTGTTGACGGAGCTTTATATAAAACTTTGGAATTTACCGGAGATACAATTAAATATTTATCAATGGATGATAGATTCTCTTTATGTAATATGGCTATTGAAGCAGGAGCTAAAAACGGTATTGTTGCATATGATGAAACAACAAAAGAGTTTTTAGATAAAGTATCACAGGCAAACGGTGGATTAAGAGCAGAACCTAAAATCCATTATAGCGATGAAGATGCAAACTACTGTCAAGTAATAGAGATAGATGTTGAAAAACTTGAGCCTGTGATTGCTTATCCGTTTTTACCTTCAAACGGGCACTCTGTTTCACAAGCTGTGGCAGATAATATAAAAGTTGATCAAGTATTTATAGGAAGCTGTACAAACGGTAGATTAAGTGATTTCAAAATTGCAGCGGAAATTTTAGACGGTAAAAAAGTTGCAAGACATGTAAGACTTATTTTAACTCCGGGAACTCAAAAAATCTTAAGAGAAGCAACTAAACTTGGATATATCGATACTTTGGTAGATGCGGGAGCTGTTGTATCAAATCCTACTTGCGGAGCATGTTTAGGCGGTTATATGGGGATTTTAGGAGACAATGAAGTATGTATCTCAACTACAAATAGAAACTTTGTAGGTAGAATGGGTTCTAGAACTTCTAAAATATATTTGGCTAATTCGGCAGTTGCCGCTGCATCTGCAATTTCAGGTTATATAACAGACCCAAGAAGCTTATAA